One genomic region from Jiangella sp. DSM 45060 encodes:
- a CDS encoding ROK family transcriptional regulator has translation MTDASAPADQVFLRRHNLAMVLRDLRDHGPRSRARIAADTGLNKATVSSLVAELGELGLVRDGDVERGGGVGRPGQTVEIDGRICGLGAEVNVDYVAVLVLDLRGEQVSYVRTPLDVPRLGVEKTLDELAAAIAAAVDAAAAQGHDVGGITVGIPGMVETAPGVLRHAPNIGWREVRIADELTARLAGPAATIRVDNDANLSALAEHAVGSSAGTGDLVYVTGETGVGGGVISDGVLLRGTEGYGGEIGHMPIGDPAHRCGCGKLGCWEASVGLAALLREVADKDDPVTDPSVDLEVRLAEIRRRASLGDGRTLRGIEAVGTTLGLGAAILVNLFNPRVIVLGGYFAALGEFFLPAMETELDKRVVAPARGGCRIELSALGFTAACRGGAHVALEAVFTDPASVATVPAPLPGGMA, from the coding sequence ATGACGGACGCGTCCGCACCCGCCGACCAGGTGTTCCTGCGCCGGCACAATCTGGCGATGGTCCTGCGCGATCTCCGCGACCACGGGCCGCGCTCGCGGGCCCGCATCGCCGCCGACACCGGCCTCAACAAGGCCACGGTCTCGAGCCTGGTCGCCGAGCTCGGCGAGCTGGGCCTGGTCCGCGACGGCGATGTCGAGCGCGGCGGCGGGGTGGGCCGGCCCGGGCAGACGGTGGAGATCGACGGGCGCATCTGCGGGCTGGGCGCCGAGGTGAACGTCGACTACGTCGCGGTGCTCGTGCTCGACCTGCGCGGCGAGCAGGTCAGCTACGTCCGCACCCCGCTCGACGTGCCGAGGCTGGGCGTGGAGAAGACGCTCGACGAGCTGGCCGCGGCCATCGCGGCCGCCGTCGACGCCGCCGCGGCCCAGGGGCATGACGTCGGCGGCATCACCGTCGGCATCCCGGGCATGGTCGAGACCGCGCCCGGCGTGCTGCGGCACGCGCCGAACATCGGCTGGCGCGAGGTGCGCATCGCCGACGAGCTGACCGCGCGGCTGGCCGGTCCGGCCGCGACCATCCGGGTCGACAACGACGCCAACCTCAGCGCGCTGGCCGAGCACGCCGTCGGCTCCTCGGCCGGCACCGGCGACCTCGTCTACGTCACCGGCGAGACCGGGGTCGGCGGCGGCGTCATCTCCGACGGCGTGCTGCTGCGCGGCACCGAGGGCTACGGCGGCGAGATCGGGCACATGCCCATCGGCGACCCCGCCCACCGCTGCGGCTGCGGCAAGCTCGGCTGCTGGGAGGCGTCGGTCGGCCTGGCGGCGCTGCTGCGCGAGGTGGCCGACAAGGACGACCCGGTCACCGACCCGTCGGTCGACCTCGAGGTCCGGCTGGCCGAGATCCGCCGCCGCGCGTCGCTGGGCGACGGCCGCACGCTGCGCGGCATCGAGGCGGTCGGCACCACGCTCGGACTCGGCGCGGCCATCCTGGTCAACCTCTTCAACCCGCGGGTGATCGTCCTCGGCGGCTACTTCGCCGCGCTCGGCGAGTTCTTCCTCCCGGCCATGGAGACCGAGCTCGACAAGCGGGTCGTCGCGCCGGCCCGCGGCGGCTGCCGCATCGAGCTGTCCGCGCTGGGCTTCACCGCCGCCTGCCGCGGCGGCGCGCACGTCGCCCTCGAGGCCGTCTTCACCGACCCCGCGTCCGTGGCCACCGTCCCGGCCCCACTTCCCGGAGGTATGGCGTGA
- a CDS encoding VOC family protein, with protein sequence MHRSRLSTLLIDAPAAEAARSVAFWTAALGTTSQSPPGEPQFHGLPGVVPGLVTAVQSLEDGPSRYHVDIETDDVAAEVARLTGLGAVEVGEWQGCHTLRAPGGHLLCVIPVHSDPAEFAAAATAWE encoded by the coding sequence ATGCACCGCAGCCGCCTCTCCACCCTGCTGATCGACGCACCGGCCGCCGAGGCCGCACGGAGCGTCGCGTTCTGGACCGCCGCGCTCGGCACCACCAGCCAGAGCCCGCCCGGCGAGCCGCAGTTCCACGGGCTGCCCGGCGTCGTCCCCGGCCTGGTGACGGCCGTCCAGTCGCTCGAGGACGGACCGTCGCGCTACCACGTCGACATCGAGACCGACGACGTCGCAGCCGAGGTGGCCCGGCTCACCGGGCTCGGCGCCGTCGAGGTCGGCGAGTGGCAGGGCTGCCACACGCTGCGAGCGCCCGGCGGGCACCTGCTGTGCGTCATCCCGGTGCACAGCGATCCGGCCGAGTTCGCCGCCGCGGCCACGGCCTGGGAGTAA
- a CDS encoding sugar ABC transporter ATP-binding protein, with protein sequence MTGIVKVFPGVRALDGVDLEVRAGEVHCLLGQNGAGKSTLIKVLAGAHQPDEGEIRWQGEAIRLTTPMAAMKHGIATIYQELDLVDGLSVAENIYLGHELAAAGFSRRGDTQKEAAALLARLGHPEISPRREVGTLSAAGKQIVSMARALSHDVKLIIMDEPSAVLDQEEVARLFKVIRDLQAEGVAVVYISHRLEEIRQIGDRVTVLKDGRTVATGLPARDTPTRELTRRMTGRDIEYVFPQRQSRDGDGSVVLAVRDLSAGKAFSGVDFEVRAGEIVGLAGLVGSGRSEILETVYGARKASSGSVSVDGRTLRNGSVRAAVGAGVGLCPEERKSQGLLLDEAIYRNVSLATMGRFARGGFINRGDEKRAATEHVKSLDVRPPDVDRAVRTLSGGNQQKIVLARWLLRECRVLLLDEPTRGVDVGARSEIYALVRRLADDGVAVVLVSSEVPEVLGLADRVLVLREGVVVHTGPADDIDEHRVLDLVMEGSAA encoded by the coding sequence ATGACCGGCATCGTCAAGGTCTTCCCGGGCGTGCGGGCCCTCGACGGCGTCGACCTCGAGGTCCGCGCCGGCGAGGTGCACTGCCTGCTCGGCCAGAACGGCGCCGGCAAGTCCACGCTCATCAAGGTCCTGGCCGGCGCCCACCAGCCGGACGAGGGCGAGATCCGCTGGCAGGGCGAGGCCATCCGGCTCACCACGCCGATGGCGGCGATGAAGCACGGCATCGCGACCATCTACCAGGAGCTCGACCTCGTCGACGGGCTGTCCGTCGCCGAGAACATCTACCTCGGCCACGAGCTGGCCGCGGCCGGCTTCTCCCGCCGCGGCGACACCCAGAAGGAGGCCGCGGCGCTGCTGGCCCGGCTCGGCCACCCGGAGATCTCGCCGCGCCGCGAGGTCGGCACGCTGTCGGCGGCCGGCAAGCAGATCGTCAGCATGGCGCGGGCGCTGTCGCACGACGTCAAGCTGATCATCATGGACGAGCCGTCGGCGGTCCTCGACCAGGAGGAGGTCGCCCGGCTGTTCAAGGTCATCCGCGACCTCCAGGCCGAGGGCGTCGCCGTCGTGTACATCTCGCACCGGCTGGAGGAGATCCGCCAGATCGGCGACCGCGTCACCGTCCTCAAGGACGGCCGCACTGTCGCGACCGGCCTGCCGGCCCGCGACACACCGACCCGCGAGCTCACCCGCCGCATGACCGGCCGCGACATCGAGTACGTGTTCCCGCAGCGGCAGTCCCGCGACGGCGACGGCTCGGTCGTGCTGGCGGTCCGCGACCTCTCCGCAGGCAAGGCGTTCAGCGGCGTCGACTTCGAGGTGCGGGCCGGCGAAATCGTGGGGCTGGCCGGGCTGGTCGGGTCCGGGCGCTCGGAGATCCTCGAGACCGTCTACGGCGCGCGCAAGGCGTCGTCGGGGTCGGTCAGCGTCGACGGGCGGACGCTGCGCAACGGGTCGGTCCGCGCGGCCGTCGGCGCCGGCGTCGGGCTGTGCCCCGAGGAGCGCAAGAGCCAGGGCCTGCTGCTCGACGAGGCCATCTACCGCAACGTCAGCCTCGCCACCATGGGCCGCTTCGCCCGTGGCGGTTTCATCAACCGCGGCGACGAGAAGCGCGCCGCCACCGAGCACGTGAAGTCGCTCGACGTCCGCCCGCCCGACGTCGACCGCGCCGTCCGCACCCTGTCGGGCGGCAACCAGCAGAAGATCGTCCTCGCCAGGTGGCTGCTCCGGGAGTGCCGGGTGCTGCTGCTGGACGAGCCGACGCGAGGGGTCGACGTGGGTGCGCGCAGCGAGATCTACGCGCTCGTCCGCCGGCTCGCCGACGACGGTGTCGCCGTCGTCCTGGTCAGCAGTGAGGTCCCCGAGGTGCTCGGCCTGGCCGACCGGGTGCTGGTCCTGCGGGAAGGGGTCGTCGTGCACACCGGGCCGGCCGACGACATCGACGAGCACCGGGTCCTCGACCTGGTGATGGAAGGGAGCGCAGCGTGA
- a CDS encoding PQQ-dependent sugar dehydrogenase: MRKAVVMAVGALVASTLVAAPGLAASGAPDAAPPDSAFQKVTLNDTPGEPMDLVVLPDGRVLHTTRAGEVWLHDPDTRLNTLAAELDVYQHDEEGLQSIAVDPGFGTTNNWIYLYYSPPLDTPLDDPDTPTVNEGDALFDGVPADWEPFEGHITLARFELTGDQIDLSTEQHIMDVPVDRGICCHVGGDIAFDDAGNLYLGTGDDSNPFESDGFAPIDERATRNPAFDAQRTSANTNDLRGKILRITVQDDGSYTIPDGNLFEPGTAGTRPEIYAMGLRNPFRLEVQPDTGDVYVGDYSPDAGEADPARGPAGQGKWTVVREPANYGWPYCATAELPYVDYDFATGVSGAPFDCAAPVNESPHNTGLTELPPVTQPDIWYSYGESAEFPELGTGGIGPMGGPAYDFDPNTTRGRAPIAWPEYYDGIPLAYEWTRDWIKGIHLDDGEVEAIESIVPSIVTDNPMDMEFGPDGALYVLEYGDGYFAENPDAQLSRIDYIGVGGNHTPTPVVAADVTEGLAPLAVQFSSEGTADADGDRLRYEWDFDGDGKVDSRQKNPSFTYEENGLYHATLKVTDLGGKHRHKSASAEVDVIVGNLTPQVEFVTPQSGDTFSFGDQVAYEVQVTDDQPVDCSRVRVTYILGHDTHGHPQTTALGCSGTLLTTLPGGHDPGDNLTGVFNVTYTDDPGEGVPALTDSAEVVLVPEG, encoded by the coding sequence ATGCGCAAAGCCGTAGTGATGGCCGTGGGGGCGCTCGTCGCGTCCACGCTCGTCGCGGCACCGGGCCTCGCCGCGTCCGGGGCACCTGACGCGGCACCGCCGGATTCGGCGTTCCAGAAGGTCACCCTCAACGACACCCCCGGCGAGCCGATGGACCTCGTGGTCCTGCCCGACGGCCGGGTGCTGCACACGACCCGTGCCGGCGAGGTGTGGCTGCACGACCCCGACACGCGGCTCAACACGCTGGCCGCGGAGCTCGACGTCTACCAGCACGACGAGGAGGGGCTGCAGAGCATCGCCGTCGACCCCGGCTTCGGCACCACCAACAACTGGATCTACCTGTACTACTCGCCGCCGCTGGACACCCCGCTCGACGACCCCGACACCCCGACGGTGAACGAGGGCGACGCGCTGTTCGACGGCGTGCCCGCGGACTGGGAGCCGTTCGAGGGGCACATCACGCTGGCGCGGTTCGAGCTGACCGGCGACCAGATCGACCTGTCGACCGAGCAGCACATCATGGACGTCCCCGTCGACCGCGGCATCTGCTGCCACGTCGGCGGCGACATCGCCTTCGACGACGCCGGCAACCTCTATCTGGGCACCGGCGACGACAGCAACCCGTTCGAGTCCGACGGGTTCGCGCCGATCGACGAACGGGCCACCCGCAACCCGGCGTTCGACGCGCAGCGCACGTCGGCCAACACCAACGACCTGCGCGGCAAGATCCTGCGCATCACGGTGCAGGACGACGGCTCGTACACCATCCCGGACGGCAACCTGTTCGAGCCCGGCACCGCGGGCACCAGGCCCGAGATCTACGCCATGGGCCTGCGCAACCCGTTCCGCCTCGAGGTGCAGCCCGATACCGGCGACGTCTACGTGGGCGACTACTCGCCCGACGCGGGCGAGGCCGATCCCGCTCGCGGGCCGGCCGGCCAGGGCAAGTGGACGGTGGTCCGCGAACCGGCGAACTACGGCTGGCCGTACTGCGCGACGGCCGAGCTGCCCTACGTCGACTACGACTTCGCCACCGGTGTGTCCGGTGCGCCGTTCGACTGCGCGGCGCCGGTCAACGAGTCGCCGCACAACACCGGCCTGACCGAGCTGCCGCCCGTGACGCAGCCGGACATCTGGTACTCGTACGGCGAGTCCGCCGAGTTCCCCGAGCTCGGCACCGGCGGTATCGGCCCGATGGGCGGCCCGGCCTACGACTTCGACCCGAACACCACCCGCGGGCGGGCGCCGATCGCCTGGCCCGAGTACTACGACGGCATCCCGCTGGCCTACGAGTGGACCCGCGACTGGATCAAGGGCATCCACCTCGACGACGGCGAGGTCGAGGCGATCGAGAGCATCGTCCCGTCGATCGTCACCGACAACCCGATGGACATGGAGTTCGGCCCCGACGGCGCGCTCTACGTCCTCGAGTACGGCGACGGCTACTTCGCCGAGAACCCCGACGCCCAGCTGTCGCGCATCGACTACATCGGCGTGGGCGGCAACCACACACCCACGCCCGTCGTCGCGGCGGACGTCACCGAGGGGCTCGCGCCGCTGGCGGTGCAGTTCTCCAGCGAGGGCACGGCCGACGCCGACGGCGACCGGCTGCGCTACGAGTGGGACTTCGACGGCGACGGCAAGGTCGACTCGCGGCAGAAGAACCCGTCCTTCACCTACGAGGAGAACGGCCTGTACCACGCGACGCTGAAGGTCACCGACCTCGGCGGCAAGCACCGCCACAAGTCGGCGTCGGCGGAGGTCGACGTCATCGTCGGCAACCTCACGCCGCAGGTCGAGTTCGTGACGCCGCAGTCAGGCGACACGTTCAGCTTCGGCGACCAGGTGGCGTACGAGGTGCAGGTGACCGACGACCAGCCGGTGGACTGCTCGCGGGTGCGCGTGACGTACATCCTGGGCCACGACACCCACGGTCACCCGCAGACGACGGCGCTCGGCTGCAGCGGCACGCTGCTGACGACGCTGCCGGGCGGCCACGACCCGGGCGACAACCTGACCGGCGTCTTCAACGTCACCTACACCGACGACCCCGGCGAGGGAGTGCCGGCGCTGACCGACAGCGCGGAGGTGGTGCTGGTTCCGGAGGGCTGA
- a CDS encoding substrate-binding domain-containing protein, with translation MSVRTNRPRRLLTATAAVFAAGALVASCTSNEPEEENEPAAETNAQAPSGGNDEPGETVVIGFSGPEADHGWLAAVNDSAIAEAEKYEDVELRTAEATNDANLQISQIETFINEGVDAIVLLPTDGAQLTEVATRAMDAGIPVVNVDREFSTPFAARTTILGDNYGMGVSAGTYACQLVEDNGIADPVIAEIAGIDSLPLTQDRSQGFADALEACGQTVDNRVAAEFTVESGEEQAANLLQAAPQIDIIWNHDDDQGVGVKQAFDNAGRDEFFFIGGAGSANAMRWIQDGEMEATILYPPTQAADGIRLARLLAQNKGMSDLVQVEVPRRIVLNAPVVNADNVEQYLPLGFES, from the coding sequence ATGTCGGTACGTACGAACCGGCCCCGCCGGTTGCTGACGGCCACGGCCGCCGTGTTCGCGGCCGGGGCCCTCGTGGCCAGCTGCACCAGCAACGAACCGGAGGAGGAGAACGAGCCGGCGGCGGAGACCAACGCCCAGGCTCCCTCCGGCGGCAACGACGAGCCCGGCGAGACCGTCGTCATCGGCTTCTCCGGCCCCGAGGCCGACCACGGCTGGCTGGCCGCGGTCAACGACTCGGCCATCGCCGAGGCGGAGAAGTACGAGGACGTCGAGCTGCGCACCGCCGAGGCCACGAACGACGCGAACCTGCAGATCAGCCAGATCGAGACGTTCATCAACGAGGGCGTCGACGCGATCGTGCTGCTGCCCACCGACGGCGCGCAGCTCACCGAGGTGGCCACCCGGGCGATGGACGCCGGCATCCCGGTCGTCAACGTCGACCGCGAGTTCTCCACGCCGTTCGCCGCGCGCACCACGATCCTCGGCGACAACTACGGCATGGGGGTCTCGGCCGGCACCTACGCCTGTCAGCTGGTCGAGGACAACGGCATCGCCGACCCGGTGATCGCCGAGATCGCCGGCATCGACTCGCTGCCGCTGACGCAGGACCGCTCGCAGGGCTTCGCCGACGCGCTGGAGGCGTGCGGGCAGACCGTCGACAACCGCGTCGCCGCCGAGTTCACCGTCGAGTCCGGCGAGGAGCAGGCCGCCAACCTGCTGCAGGCCGCGCCGCAGATCGACATCATCTGGAACCACGACGACGACCAGGGCGTCGGCGTCAAGCAGGCGTTCGACAACGCCGGCCGCGACGAGTTCTTCTTCATCGGCGGCGCGGGCTCGGCGAACGCGATGCGGTGGATCCAGGACGGCGAGATGGAGGCGACCATCCTCTACCCGCCGACGCAGGCTGCCGACGGCATCCGGCTGGCCCGGCTGCTGGCGCAGAACAAGGGGATGTCGGACCTGGTCCAGGTCGAGGTACCGCGCCGGATCGTGCTGAACGCTCCGGTCGTCAACGCCGACAACGTCGAGCAGTACCTCCCCCTGGGGTTCGAATCCTGA
- a CDS encoding ABC transporter permease has translation MSDQTPSAPPTTPPADEHRRIEAAAAAEGETQSGFVRFMSSPFGRNLGLVIALLVLCAVGVATAGDRFASTDNMLTILRLASSIGVVAIGMTFVIIGGGIDLSVGAIVALSSVWATTLATQTMAEDTHWLIMVFVACAVGVGCGLVNGILIAYGRMAPFIATLAMFAAARGLAEIISEKRTQIIDVRGLVDFINGDFLGVPVLVWIFAVVSAIGWVLLNRTTFGRRTIAVGGNATAARLAGIAVKRHTVLLYVVLGLACGIAAIMLAARTTTGSATHGQLWELDAIAAVVIGGTLLTGGRGTIVGTVIGVLIFNTLTNVFTLNNLDSSTQAVAKGAIIVIAVFLQQRVAVRGSDST, from the coding sequence GTGAGCGACCAGACTCCGTCCGCACCGCCGACCACCCCGCCCGCCGACGAGCACCGCCGCATCGAGGCGGCCGCCGCGGCCGAGGGCGAGACCCAGTCCGGCTTCGTCCGGTTCATGAGCAGCCCGTTCGGCCGGAACCTCGGCCTGGTCATCGCGCTGCTCGTGCTCTGCGCCGTGGGCGTGGCCACCGCCGGCGACCGGTTCGCCAGCACCGACAACATGCTGACGATCCTCCGCCTGGCCTCGAGCATCGGCGTCGTCGCCATCGGCATGACATTCGTGATCATCGGCGGTGGCATCGACCTCTCCGTCGGCGCCATCGTCGCGCTCTCGTCGGTCTGGGCCACCACCCTGGCGACGCAGACGATGGCCGAGGACACCCACTGGCTGATCATGGTGTTCGTGGCCTGCGCGGTCGGTGTCGGCTGCGGCCTCGTCAACGGCATCCTCATCGCGTACGGCAGGATGGCGCCGTTCATCGCCACGCTGGCGATGTTCGCCGCCGCCCGCGGCCTGGCCGAGATCATCTCCGAGAAGCGCACCCAGATCATCGACGTCCGCGGGCTGGTCGACTTCATCAACGGCGACTTCCTCGGCGTGCCGGTGCTGGTCTGGATCTTCGCCGTGGTCAGCGCCATCGGCTGGGTGCTGCTCAACCGCACCACGTTCGGCCGGCGCACCATCGCCGTCGGCGGCAACGCGACGGCGGCGCGGCTGGCCGGCATCGCGGTCAAGCGGCACACCGTCCTGCTGTACGTCGTGCTCGGCCTCGCCTGCGGCATCGCCGCGATCATGCTGGCGGCCCGCACCACCACCGGCAGCGCCACCCACGGCCAGCTCTGGGAGCTGGACGCGATCGCCGCCGTGGTCATCGGCGGGACGCTGCTCACCGGCGGCCGCGGCACCATCGTCGGCACCGTCATCGGCGTGCTGATCTTCAACACCCTGACGAACGTGTTCACCCTCAACAACCTCGACAGCTCCACCCAGGCGGTCGCGAAGGGCGCGATCATCGTGATCGCCGTGTTCCTGCAGCAACGGGTCGCGGTCCGCGGCAGCGACTCGACCTAG
- a CDS encoding Gfo/Idh/MocA family protein has protein sequence MTVDDTPILGIGMVGYAFMGAAHSQAWRNAPSFFDVPVVPRLVALGGRNAEAAGDVARRFGWESVETDWRRLIARHDVGLVDVCTPGDTHAEIAIAALEAGKHVLCEKPLANTVAEAEAMVEAAEKAAESGVRSLVGFTYRRVPAIALARQLVAEGRLGQLHHVRAQYLQDWIADPAAPLSWRLQKDRAGSGALGDIGAHIVDLTQFITGERITGVSAILETFVKERPIPDSFTGLAGTAGENAEMGPVTVDDTALFLARFTGGAVASFEATRFASGRKNAIRIEINGSKGSLAFDFEDMNVLNVYDNTEDDRLAGFKRVLVTEPSHPYVSAWWPAGHGLGYEHAFTHQAVDLLTAIGEGRDPAPSFADGLVVQRVLAAVEDSAAAGSAWTEVPAPA, from the coding sequence ATGACGGTTGACGACACGCCCATCCTCGGTATCGGCATGGTGGGCTACGCGTTCATGGGGGCGGCCCACTCCCAGGCCTGGCGCAACGCGCCGAGTTTCTTCGACGTTCCCGTCGTCCCGCGCCTGGTGGCGCTGGGCGGCCGGAACGCCGAGGCGGCCGGCGACGTCGCGAGACGCTTCGGGTGGGAGAGCGTCGAGACCGACTGGCGGCGGCTGATCGCCCGCCACGACGTGGGCCTGGTCGACGTCTGCACGCCCGGCGACACCCACGCGGAGATCGCGATCGCGGCCCTCGAGGCCGGCAAGCACGTGCTCTGCGAGAAGCCGCTCGCCAACACCGTGGCCGAGGCCGAGGCCATGGTCGAGGCGGCGGAGAAGGCGGCGGAGTCGGGGGTCCGCAGCCTGGTCGGCTTCACCTACCGCCGGGTGCCGGCCATCGCGCTGGCCCGGCAGCTGGTGGCCGAGGGGCGCCTGGGGCAGCTGCACCACGTGCGCGCGCAGTACCTGCAGGACTGGATCGCCGACCCGGCTGCGCCGTTGTCGTGGCGGCTGCAGAAGGATCGGGCCGGGTCCGGCGCGCTCGGCGACATCGGCGCGCACATCGTCGACCTCACCCAGTTCATCACCGGCGAGCGCATCACCGGCGTCAGCGCGATCCTGGAGACGTTCGTCAAGGAACGCCCCATCCCCGACTCCTTCACCGGCCTGGCCGGTACGGCCGGCGAGAACGCCGAGATGGGGCCGGTCACCGTCGACGACACCGCGCTGTTCCTGGCCCGGTTCACCGGGGGAGCGGTGGCCTCGTTCGAGGCGACCCGCTTCGCCAGCGGGCGCAAGAACGCGATCCGCATCGAGATCAACGGGTCGAAGGGCAGCCTCGCGTTCGACTTCGAGGACATGAACGTCCTCAACGTCTACGACAACACCGAGGACGACCGTCTGGCCGGCTTCAAGCGGGTGCTGGTCACCGAGCCCAGCCACCCGTACGTCAGCGCCTGGTGGCCCGCGGGGCACGGGCTCGGCTACGAGCACGCGTTCACCCACCAGGCCGTCGACCTGCTGACGGCGATCGGCGAGGGCCGCGACCCGGCGCCGTCGTTCGCCGACGGCCTGGTCGTGCAGCGCGTCCTCGCGGCCGTCGAGGACAGCGCGGCCGCGGGCAGCGCGTGGACGGAGGTCCCCGCACCCGCCTGA